A window from Pseudomonas sp. MRSN 12121 encodes these proteins:
- a CDS encoding FAD-dependent oxidoreductase encodes MNRSDVLIIGAGPTGLVLALWLSRLGIKVRIIDQTPGPGTTSRALAVQARTLELYRQLDLTQAILDQGHRVPAANLWVKGEQAAHLPLSSIGADLTPYPFLEIYPQDQHERLLIERLERFGVTVERRTELLSFIDHGHLVSAQLRGADGQEETCQAFYVAGCDGARSTVRKALGIDFPGGTYQQVFYVADVDAQGPALNGELHADLDEADFLAVFPLAGTGRARLIGTVRDERAEQAETLKFEDVSRRAMDNLKVQVERVNWFSTYRVHHRVAERFAIGRAFLLGDAAHVHSPAGGQGMNTGIGDAINLAWKLAAVLGGKSSEHLLATYELERIEFARRLVATTDRVFSFVTADGPIANLLRTRLAPLLIPKVTALETAREFLFRTVSQITLNYRDMPLSVGSAGHVHGGDRLPWAHGALTDNFASLDYPGWQVHVYGVTSDALRAWCAERQLPLTVFDWEPAHQAAGLARNGFYLLRPDTYVALAERSADPKVLERYFDEHKIVL; translated from the coding sequence ATGAACCGCAGCGACGTACTGATCATTGGCGCCGGCCCCACTGGCCTGGTCCTGGCGCTGTGGCTGAGCCGCCTGGGCATCAAGGTGCGCATCATCGACCAGACCCCGGGCCCCGGCACCACCTCCCGGGCCCTGGCGGTGCAGGCCCGGACCCTGGAGCTGTACCGCCAGCTGGACTTGACCCAGGCCATCCTCGACCAGGGCCACCGGGTGCCCGCCGCCAACCTGTGGGTCAAGGGCGAACAGGCCGCCCACCTGCCGCTGAGCAGCATCGGCGCCGACCTCACGCCCTACCCCTTCCTGGAGATCTACCCGCAAGACCAGCACGAACGACTGCTGATCGAACGCCTGGAGCGCTTCGGCGTGACGGTCGAGCGCCGCACCGAGCTGCTGAGTTTCATCGACCACGGCCATCTGGTCAGCGCCCAGCTGCGTGGCGCCGACGGCCAGGAGGAAACCTGCCAGGCCTTCTATGTGGCCGGCTGCGACGGCGCCCGCTCGACGGTGCGCAAGGCCCTGGGCATCGACTTCCCCGGCGGCACCTATCAGCAAGTGTTTTATGTGGCGGATGTCGACGCCCAGGGCCCCGCGCTCAATGGCGAGCTGCACGCGGACCTCGACGAAGCGGACTTTCTCGCGGTGTTCCCGCTGGCCGGCACTGGCCGGGCGCGATTGATCGGCACGGTGCGCGACGAACGCGCGGAACAGGCCGAGACCCTGAAGTTCGAGGACGTCAGCCGGCGCGCCATGGATAACCTCAAGGTGCAGGTCGAACGGGTCAACTGGTTCTCCACGTACCGGGTGCATCACCGGGTGGCCGAGCGCTTCGCCATCGGTCGCGCCTTCCTCCTCGGCGATGCCGCCCATGTACACAGCCCGGCCGGCGGCCAGGGCATGAACACCGGGATCGGCGACGCCATCAACCTGGCCTGGAAACTCGCCGCGGTGCTCGGCGGCAAGTCTTCGGAACACCTGCTGGCGACCTATGAGCTGGAACGCATCGAATTCGCCCGGCGCCTGGTGGCCACCACCGACCGGGTGTTCAGTTTCGTCACCGCCGACGGGCCGATCGCCAACCTGCTGCGCACACGCCTGGCGCCGTTGCTGATCCCCAAGGTGACGGCGCTGGAAACGGCGCGCGAATTCCTGTTCCGCACCGTGTCGCAGATCACCCTCAACTACCGCGACATGCCCCTGAGCGTCGGCAGCGCCGGCCACGTCCACGGCGGCGACCGCCTGCCCTGGGCCCACGGCGCACTGACCGACAACTTCGCCAGCCTCGACTACCCGGGGTGGCAGGTGCATGTGTACGGGGTCACCAGCGACGCCCTGCGCGCCTGGTGCGCCGAGCGCCAGCTGCCGCTGACAGTGTTCGACTGGGAACCGGCGCACCAGGCCGCGGGCCTTGCGCGCAACGGCTTCTACCTGCTGCGGCCGGACACCTACGTGGCGCTGGCCGAGCGTTCGGCGGACCCGAAGGTGCTGGAGCGGTATTTCGATGAGCACAAGATTGTGCTGTGA
- a CDS encoding DUF1615 domain-containing protein produces MHSFRWAAVVALLALVGCASQHSGQAPMPSPTQIQAQALRLLPARVADRQGWARDLQVAFTAQGIEPSQSNLCAVLAVAEQESTYQVDPPVPGLGKIAREEIDRRAAKVHVPSMLVSAALQVRSPNGKSYSERLAGARTEKELSAIFDDFIGMVPMGKTLFGGFNPVHTGGPMQVSIAFAEQRARDYPYPVDGSIRHEVFSRRGGLYFGVAHLLGYPVNYPQPLYRFADFNAGWYASRNAAFQNAVSVASGIALALDGDLIRYDSIMPGSTELAVRALGKSLDMRNPTIRDQLEKGNSLEFEDSKLYKRVFALAEQAQGRALPRQILPGIELKSPKITRKLTTAWFAKRVDERYQRCMAR; encoded by the coding sequence CTGCATTCATTTCGTTGGGCCGCTGTGGTGGCCCTGCTGGCCCTGGTCGGTTGCGCCAGCCAGCACAGCGGCCAGGCACCCATGCCGAGCCCGACGCAGATCCAGGCGCAGGCGCTGCGCCTGTTGCCGGCCAGGGTCGCCGATCGCCAGGGCTGGGCGCGGGATCTCCAGGTGGCCTTTACCGCCCAGGGCATCGAGCCGAGCCAGAGCAACCTGTGCGCGGTGCTGGCGGTGGCCGAGCAGGAGTCGACCTATCAGGTCGATCCGCCGGTGCCGGGGCTGGGCAAGATCGCCCGCGAAGAGATCGACCGCCGCGCGGCCAAGGTGCATGTGCCGTCGATGCTGGTGAGCGCGGCGTTGCAGGTGCGTTCGCCGAACGGCAAGTCCTACAGCGAACGCCTGGCCGGGGCGCGCACTGAGAAGGAACTGAGCGCGATCTTCGACGACTTCATCGGCATGGTGCCCATGGGCAAGACCCTGTTCGGTGGCTTCAACCCGGTGCACACCGGCGGGCCGATGCAGGTCAGCATCGCCTTTGCCGAACAGCGGGCGCGGGATTATCCCTACCCGGTGGACGGCTCGATCCGCCACGAAGTGTTCAGCCGCCGCGGTGGCCTGTATTTCGGCGTGGCCCACCTGCTCGGTTACCCGGTGAACTACCCGCAGCCGCTGTACCGCTTCGCCGACTTCAACGCCGGCTGGTACGCCAGCCGCAACGCGGCGTTCCAGAACGCCGTGAGCGTGGCCTCGGGGATTGCCCTGGCGCTGGACGGCGACCTGATCCGCTACGACTCGATCATGCCCGGCAGCACCGAGCTGGCGGTGCGCGCCCTGGGCAAGTCCCTGGACATGCGCAACCCGACCATTCGCGACCAGCTGGAGAAGGGCAACAGCCTCGAGTTCGAGGACAGCAAGCTCTACAAGCGGGTATTCGCCCTGGCCGAGCAGGCGCAGGGCAGGGCGCTGCCGCGCCAGATCCTGCCGGGCATCGAGCTGAAGAGCCCGAAGATCACCCGCAAGTTGACCACGGCCTGGTTCGCCAAGCGGGTGGACGAGCGGTATCAGCGGTGCATGGCGCGATAG
- the hemB gene encoding porphobilinogen synthase: MSSQFPQARPRRLRRSEQMRSLFQETEFSLNDLVLPIFVEEEIDDFVPIKSMPGVMRIPESKLAGEIERYARAGIKSVMTFGVSHHLDSTGSDTWNDNGLVSRMSRIAKDAVPEMIVMSDTCFCEYTDHGHCGVLHGHEVDNDQTLVNLGKQAVAAARAGADVIAPSAAMDGQVQAIRRALDEAGFTQTAIMAYSTKFASALYGPFREAGGSALKGDRKSYQMNPMNRREAVRESLLDEQEGADSLMVKPAGAYLDIIRDIREASRLPVTAYQVSGEYAMIKFGAQAGAIDEARVVRESLGSIKRAGADLIFTYFAMDLALAGI; this comes from the coding sequence ATGTCCAGTCAGTTCCCCCAAGCCCGTCCCCGTCGCCTGCGCCGTTCCGAGCAGATGCGCAGCCTGTTCCAGGAAACCGAGTTCAGCCTCAACGACCTGGTGCTGCCGATTTTCGTCGAGGAAGAGATCGATGACTTCGTGCCGATCAAGAGCATGCCGGGGGTGATGCGCATTCCGGAATCGAAGCTGGCCGGGGAGATCGAGCGCTACGCCCGCGCGGGGATCAAGTCGGTGATGACCTTCGGCGTTTCGCACCATCTGGACAGCACCGGCAGCGATACCTGGAACGATAACGGCCTGGTGTCGCGCATGTCGCGTATCGCCAAGGACGCGGTGCCGGAGATGATCGTGATGTCCGACACCTGTTTCTGCGAGTACACCGACCACGGCCACTGCGGCGTGCTGCACGGCCACGAAGTGGACAACGACCAGACCCTGGTCAACCTCGGCAAGCAGGCGGTGGCCGCGGCCCGCGCCGGCGCCGATGTGATCGCGCCGTCGGCGGCCATGGACGGGCAGGTCCAGGCCATCCGCCGGGCCCTGGACGAGGCCGGCTTCACCCAGACCGCGATCATGGCCTATTCCACCAAGTTCGCCTCGGCGCTCTACGGCCCGTTCCGCGAAGCCGGCGGCAGCGCCTTGAAGGGCGACCGCAAGAGCTACCAGATGAACCCGATGAACCGCCGCGAGGCGGTGCGCGAATCGCTGCTGGACGAACAGGAAGGCGCGGACTCGCTGATGGTCAAGCCGGCCGGGGCCTACCTCGATATCATCCGCGACATCCGCGAAGCCTCGCGCCTGCCGGTGACGGCGTATCAGGTCAGCGGCGAGTACGCGATGATCAAGTTCGGCGCCCAGGCCGGCGCCATCGACGAAGCGCGGGTGGTGCGCGAAAGCCTGGGGTCGATCAAGCGCGCCGGCGCCGACCTGATCTTCACCTACTTCGCGATGGACCTGGCGCTCGCCGGGATCTGA
- a CDS encoding LysE family translocator encodes MLSLDFLVTSLIVVLIPGSGVILTISTALVAGKRASLFTAIGCTAGIVPHLLASVLGLSALLHTSALAFQGLKFAGVAYLLYLAYATWRDRSAFAVDASAPAASAGGLMLKACLLNILNPKLTIFFLAFLPQFIQHDGPSPAVQMLGLSGVFMAMTFAVFVLYGLLANLFRRAVIESPRVQDWLRRGFAASFAALGLNLAFSQR; translated from the coding sequence ATGCTTTCACTGGATTTTCTCGTCACCTCGCTGATCGTCGTGCTGATTCCCGGCAGCGGCGTGATCCTGACCATTTCCACCGCCCTGGTGGCCGGCAAGCGCGCCAGCCTGTTCACCGCGATCGGCTGCACCGCCGGGATAGTCCCGCACCTGCTGGCCTCGGTGCTGGGCCTGTCGGCGCTGCTGCACACCAGCGCGCTGGCTTTCCAGGGTTTGAAGTTCGCCGGGGTCGCCTACCTGCTGTACCTGGCCTACGCCACCTGGCGCGACCGCTCGGCCTTCGCCGTGGACGCCAGCGCCCCCGCCGCCAGCGCCGGCGGCCTGATGCTCAAGGCCTGCCTGCTGAACATCCTCAACCCCAAGCTGACGATTTTCTTCCTGGCCTTCCTGCCGCAATTCATCCAGCACGACGGCCCGTCGCCGGCGGTGCAGATGCTCGGCCTGAGCGGCGTGTTCATGGCCATGACCTTCGCCGTGTTCGTGCTCTACGGCCTGCTGGCCAACCTGTTCCGCCGGGCGGTGATCGAGTCGCCCCGGGTGCAGGACTGGCTGCGCCGCGGCTTTGCCGCCAGCTTCGCCGCCCTGGGCCTGAACCTGGCGTTCAGCCAGCGCTGA
- a CDS encoding PaaI family thioesterase: MTDFPLPEGYVPLSRSSPLLELIGPVYCRGHGLQLEIGLRADGRHANGRGTVHGGILATLADIGMGYAMAFASDPPLALITASMHLDYLGAVQVGEWIDVRLEHAKRGRQMAFATVTLQVGERVVARANAVFAVPAG; this comes from the coding sequence ATGACTGATTTTCCATTGCCCGAAGGCTACGTCCCGCTATCGCGCAGCAGCCCGCTGCTGGAACTGATCGGCCCGGTCTATTGCCGGGGCCACGGCTTGCAGCTGGAGATCGGCCTGCGCGCCGACGGCCGCCACGCCAACGGTCGCGGCACCGTGCACGGCGGCATTCTCGCGACCCTGGCCGATATCGGCATGGGCTACGCCATGGCGTTCGCCAGCGACCCGCCGCTGGCGCTGATCACCGCCAGCATGCACCTGGACTACCTGGGTGCGGTGCAGGTCGGCGAGTGGATCGACGTGCGCCTGGAGCACGCCAAGCGCGGCCGGCAGATGGCCTTCGCCACCGTGACCCTGCAGGTCGGCGAGCGGGTGGTGGCCCGGGCCAACGCGGTGTTCGCGGTGCCGGCGGGTTGA
- a CDS encoding carboxynorspermidine decarboxylase, translating into MIKTPYYLIDKQKLLGNMQKIAYVREQSGAKALLALKCFATWSVFDLMQQYMDGTTSSSLYELKLGRQKFAGETHAYSVAWADDEIEEMLDNCDKIIFNSIGQLQRFAVASEGKVRGLRVNPQVSSSDYLLADPARPFSRLGEWDPVKVEAVIEQISGFMFHNNCENGDFGLFDQMLGTIEERFGHLLHKVEWVSLGGGIHFTGEGYALDEFCARLKAFSEKYGVQVYLEPGEAAITQSASLEVTVLDTLYNGKHLAVVDSSIEAHMLDLLIYRLNAKLAPSAGDHTYMVCGKSCLAGDIFGEYQFDRPLTIGDRLSFVDAAGYTMVKKNWFNGLKMPSIVVKQLDGSVEVVREFGFEDYLSSLS; encoded by the coding sequence ATGATCAAAACGCCGTACTACCTCATCGACAAACAGAAGCTGCTCGGCAACATGCAGAAGATCGCCTACGTGCGCGAGCAGTCCGGGGCCAAGGCCTTGCTGGCGCTCAAGTGCTTCGCCACCTGGTCGGTGTTCGACCTGATGCAGCAGTACATGGACGGCACCACGTCGTCGTCGCTCTACGAGCTCAAGCTCGGCCGGCAGAAGTTCGCCGGCGAGACCCACGCCTACAGCGTGGCCTGGGCCGACGACGAGATCGAAGAGATGCTCGACAACTGCGACAAGATCATCTTCAACTCCATCGGCCAGTTGCAACGCTTCGCCGTGGCATCCGAAGGCAAGGTCCGCGGCCTGCGGGTCAACCCGCAAGTGAGCAGCTCCGACTATCTGCTGGCCGACCCGGCGCGTCCGTTCAGCCGCCTGGGCGAATGGGACCCGGTGAAGGTCGAGGCGGTGATCGAGCAGATCTCCGGTTTCATGTTCCACAACAACTGCGAGAACGGCGACTTCGGCCTGTTCGACCAGATGCTGGGCACTATCGAGGAACGTTTCGGTCACCTGTTGCACAAGGTCGAATGGGTCAGCCTCGGCGGCGGCATCCATTTCACCGGCGAAGGCTATGCCCTGGACGAGTTCTGCGCGCGCCTCAAGGCGTTCTCCGAGAAGTACGGCGTGCAGGTCTACCTGGAGCCGGGCGAAGCGGCGATCACCCAGAGCGCCTCGCTGGAAGTCACCGTGCTCGACACCCTCTACAACGGCAAGCACCTGGCGGTGGTCGACAGCTCCATCGAAGCGCACATGCTCGACCTGCTGATCTATCGCCTGAACGCCAAGCTGGCGCCCAGCGCCGGTGACCACACCTACATGGTGTGCGGCAAGTCCTGCCTGGCCGGAGACATCTTCGGCGAGTACCAATTCGATCGTCCGCTGACTATCGGCGATCGGCTGTCGTTCGTGGACGCGGCGGGTTACACCATGGTCAAGAAAAACTGGTTCAACGGCCTGAAAATGCCGTCCATCGTAGTGAAGCAGCTCGACGGCAGCGTCGAGGTGGTTCGTGAGTTTGGGTTCGAAGACTACCTGTCCAGCCTCTCGTAA
- a CDS encoding saccharopine dehydrogenase family protein, with protein sequence MKKNVLIIGAGGVAKVVAHKCAQHNDELGRIAIASRNISKCQAIIDSVKAKGSLKQPAEIKAYALNALDIEATKALIRETESQIVINVGSAFLNMSVLRACIDTGVAYLDTAIHEEPGKICETPPWYGNYEWKHLEECQQKNVTAILGVGFDPGVVNAYAALAKQQYFDRIDSIDILDVNAGSHGKYFATNFDPEINFREFTGQVWSWQDSQWTSNTMFEVKRTDDLPVVGSQNLYLTGHDEVHSLSKNLDVPNVRFWMSFGEHYINVFTVLKNLGLLSEQPVKTAEGLEVVPLKVVKAVLPDPASLAPGYTGKTCIGDLVKGTKDGQPREVFIYNVACHEEAFAETDSQGISYTAGVPPVAAALLVARGEWDVQRMVNVEELPAEPFLKALDVMGLPTRVKDEHGDRPWN encoded by the coding sequence TTGAAGAAGAACGTTCTTATCATTGGTGCAGGAGGTGTCGCCAAGGTGGTGGCCCACAAGTGCGCGCAGCACAACGACGAACTCGGTCGTATTGCCATCGCGTCGCGCAACATCTCCAAATGCCAGGCCATCATCGACAGCGTCAAGGCCAAGGGCAGCCTCAAACAGCCCGCTGAAATCAAGGCCTACGCGCTGAACGCGCTGGACATCGAAGCGACCAAGGCGCTGATCCGCGAGACCGAATCGCAGATCGTCATCAACGTCGGTTCCGCCTTCCTCAACATGTCGGTGCTGCGTGCCTGCATCGATACCGGCGTGGCCTACCTGGACACCGCCATTCACGAAGAGCCGGGCAAGATCTGCGAGACGCCGCCCTGGTATGGCAACTACGAGTGGAAGCACCTCGAGGAATGCCAGCAGAAGAACGTCACCGCCATTCTCGGCGTCGGCTTCGACCCGGGTGTGGTCAATGCCTACGCGGCGCTGGCCAAGCAACAGTATTTCGACCGCATCGACTCGATCGACATCCTCGACGTCAATGCCGGTTCCCATGGCAAATATTTCGCCACCAATTTCGACCCGGAAATCAATTTCCGCGAATTCACCGGACAGGTGTGGAGCTGGCAGGACAGCCAGTGGACCAGCAACACCATGTTCGAAGTCAAGCGCACCGACGACCTGCCGGTCGTGGGCTCGCAGAACCTGTACCTGACCGGCCACGATGAAGTGCACTCGCTGTCGAAGAACCTCGACGTGCCCAACGTGCGCTTCTGGATGAGCTTCGGCGAGCACTACATCAATGTGTTCACCGTGCTGAAGAACCTCGGCCTGCTCTCCGAGCAACCGGTCAAGACCGCCGAAGGCCTGGAAGTGGTGCCGCTCAAAGTGGTCAAGGCCGTGCTGCCGGACCCAGCCTCGCTGGCGCCGGGCTACACCGGCAAGACCTGCATCGGCGACCTGGTCAAGGGCACCAAGGATGGCCAGCCGCGCGAAGTCTTTATCTACAACGTGGCCTGCCACGAAGAGGCCTTTGCCGAAACCGACAGCCAGGGCATTTCCTACACCGCGGGCGTACCGCCGGTGGCCGCGGCCCTGCTGGTGGCCCGTGGCGAATGGGATGTGCAGCGCATGGTCAACGTCGAGGAGCTGCCGGCCGAGCCGTTCCTCAAGGCGCTGGACGTGATGGGCCTGCCGACCCGCGTCAAGGACGAGCACGGCGACCGTCCATGGAACTGA
- a CDS encoding NUDIX hydrolase, which translates to MPTIRAKSVCVFRQGEQLLLAEGFDPGKNEHYLMPVGGGIDFGETAANAARREVLEEIGAEIQDLELLGVLENLFVFDGTPGHEIVFIHEARLVDPRLYAAPELEGVETSGHRFKVRWISLQRIREQRLNVYPQGLLELL; encoded by the coding sequence ATGCCAACCATCCGAGCCAAATCCGTGTGCGTCTTTCGCCAGGGCGAGCAGTTGCTGCTGGCCGAAGGTTTCGACCCCGGCAAGAACGAGCACTACCTGATGCCGGTCGGTGGCGGCATCGACTTTGGCGAGACGGCGGCCAACGCCGCCCGACGCGAAGTGCTCGAAGAGATCGGCGCCGAGATCCAGGACCTCGAGCTGCTGGGCGTGCTGGAAAACCTGTTCGTGTTCGATGGTACCCCCGGCCATGAAATCGTCTTTATCCATGAAGCGCGCCTGGTCGATCCGCGCCTGTATGCCGCGCCCGAACTCGAAGGGGTCGAAACCAGCGGCCACCGGTTCAAGGTGCGCTGGATCAGCCTGCAACGGATCCGCGAGCAACGCCTGAACGTCTATCCGCAAGGCCTGCTTGAGCTGCTCTGA
- a CDS encoding DUF4349 domain-containing protein gives MHQDRTTHYTGTHRPGILACLLLSSLLAACSPSERSSSVAIGGAQGKAGAQLAYEHELTLSLPSAQIADRLNATREACESARFGACNILRLEQGERRAQAILRIVPDGVEPIVGLAAQGAEIGQRITSAEDLADAVADVQRQQERLKAQQQRLDQLAARKDITVSDLIVLSKEQASIENDLQALAQAAAGQQRRIDTNRLTLNFVPTDSSQRGSKLQRAFDNLLDNLAYGTAEALEKGSYVLPFLILAFPLVMIWVWLWRRFVRRR, from the coding sequence ATGCATCAGGACCGCACGACCCATTACACAGGCACCCATCGCCCAGGCATCCTTGCCTGCCTCCTGCTCAGCAGCCTGCTGGCCGCCTGTTCGCCCAGCGAGCGCTCGTCCTCGGTGGCGATCGGCGGTGCCCAGGGCAAGGCCGGGGCGCAGCTGGCCTACGAACATGAGCTGACCCTGTCGCTGCCCTCGGCGCAGATCGCCGACCGCCTGAATGCCACCCGCGAAGCCTGCGAAAGCGCCCGGTTCGGCGCCTGCAACATCCTGCGCCTGGAACAGGGCGAACGCCGTGCCCAGGCGATCCTGCGCATCGTGCCCGATGGCGTCGAACCGATAGTCGGGCTGGCCGCCCAGGGCGCCGAAATCGGCCAGCGCATCACCAGCGCCGAAGACCTGGCCGACGCCGTGGCCGATGTGCAGCGCCAGCAGGAACGGCTCAAGGCCCAGCAACAACGCCTGGACCAGCTGGCCGCGCGCAAGGACATCACCGTCAGCGACCTGATCGTGCTCAGCAAGGAACAGGCAAGCATCGAAAACGACCTGCAGGCCCTGGCCCAGGCCGCCGCCGGCCAGCAGCGCCGGATCGACACCAACCGCCTGACCCTGAACTTCGTCCCCACCGACAGCAGCCAGCGCGGTTCGAAACTGCAACGGGCCTTCGACAACCTGCTGGACAACCTCGCCTACGGCACTGCCGAAGCCCTGGAAAAAGGCAGCTACGTGCTGCCATTCCTGATCCTCGCCTTCCCGCTGGTGATGATCTGGGTCTGGCTGTGGCGCCGGTTCGTGCGCCGTCGTTGA